DNA from Terriglobus tenax:
AGCACCACCAGACCTACGGCAATGCCGCTCAAACCTGCATACACCAGCACCGTATTCTTCACCTTCTTGCCGAAGATGTTCAGCACATTCATGCCCACCAGGATGCCGATGCCAATCGCCGCCGACGCCGCGCCGAACGACTTTGGATTGGTGGCGTGCAGCACGTCGCGCACATACACCGCAATCAGCGGGCCGAAGCAGCCCATCACGAACATGCCCGAAGCCAGCGACAGGATGACAAACAGCAGAGCCGCATGATGCACGATAAAGCTGAAGCCCTGCTGCATATCATGCAGCACACGTCCCACGCCGGTCTTCGTTGTCTGGTGCTCCGCTGCAACGGGGGGCCGCTCGATGCTGATACTTGCCAGAAAGCAGGCTGACGCGACAAAGCTGGCCGCATCCACGACGTAACAGGCCTTCGGGCCAAGCGCCGTCACCAGCACACCCGCCACGGCCGGGCCCACAATGCGCATGCCGAACATCACCTGCTGCATCAGCGCATTGGCCGACCGCAACCCATGCATCGGCACGGCAGAGCGGATCGTCACACCCTGCGCGGGATTGAAGAAACTGGACACAATCGAAATCGCCGCCAGGATCGCGTAATACTGCCCGGCCGATGCAGCCCAGATCAACAGAAGGCACAGCACCGCGCGCGACAGGTCGCTGGCGATCATGGTGCCCTTCAGCGACCAGCGGTCCACAAACACACCGGCAACCACACCCAGCAGTGCAATCGGCAACTGGTAGGCAATCTGCACGCCCGTTACCTGCTGCGCGGTGGCGTGCAGGTTGAAGGTCAGCACACCGATCACCGCGAACAGCGCCAGAAAGTCGCCGAAGTTCGAGACAATCTGCGCGTACCAGAGCCGCCGCATCGTCTGGATCTTCAGCACGGCGCCCATCGACATCGGTTCAACATGCGCGTGCGGTTGTGGAGGTGTTTGTGTGCCCATAGGTCGTACCTTCCTGAACGTTCTACACCAGGAAAAATTGTAG
Protein-coding regions in this window:
- a CDS encoding MFS transporter → MGTQTPPQPHAHVEPMSMGAVLKIQTMRRLWYAQIVSNFGDFLALFAVIGVLTFNLHATAQQVTGVQIAYQLPIALLGVVAGVFVDRWSLKGTMIASDLSRAVLCLLLIWAASAGQYYAILAAISIVSSFFNPAQGVTIRSAVPMHGLRSANALMQQVMFGMRIVGPAVAGVLVTALGPKACYVVDAASFVASACFLASISIERPPVAAEHQTTKTGVGRVLHDMQQGFSFIVHHAALLFVILSLASGMFVMGCFGPLIAVYVRDVLHATNPKSFGAASAAIGIGILVGMNVLNIFGKKVKNTVLVYAGLSGIAVGLVVLTSLPYLWACLVGNLVIGFSVAGIIIPAQTLIQQETPHHLMGRVGSTLMSIIFGAQILGLVLSGILAQHTGTRQVFALCAVMLVVLMAVGKLWMEPKEPVTTA